Proteins encoded by one window of Akkermansia muciniphila ATCC BAA-835:
- the pssA gene encoding CDP-diacylglycerol--serine O-phosphatidyltransferase, whose translation MDKKIFPDEPEIPILPNLFTAGNLVCGFFAILTIFEGINQADSDAVAAFSYYQNATFLIFAACLFDLFDGRIARMRGQDGPFGREFDSLADIVSFGIAPALLVAKAVLFQLSPPEVGWGIGILYLLCAALRLARFNCMAAAPRKEGQSSDFVGLPVPMAAGAVVSTMYLVMYLAGRVPDGAMDLGVFKYVIALAMAGVSILMMSRVVYPSFKHINMRTRGTMYAIVFIVLAVICIFKFPWVMPAVIFSIYLLYGLVRPWVARRWRNRLEARDGE comes from the coding sequence ATGGATAAGAAGATTTTCCCGGACGAACCTGAGATTCCCATTTTGCCTAATTTGTTTACGGCAGGGAACCTGGTGTGCGGTTTTTTCGCCATTCTGACGATTTTTGAGGGAATCAACCAGGCGGACAGCGACGCTGTGGCTGCTTTTTCCTATTATCAGAATGCCACTTTTTTAATCTTCGCGGCATGTTTGTTTGACTTGTTTGACGGCCGTATTGCCCGCATGCGCGGGCAGGACGGCCCGTTCGGGCGGGAATTCGATTCTCTGGCGGATATTGTCTCCTTCGGCATTGCCCCGGCGCTGCTGGTAGCCAAGGCCGTCCTGTTCCAGCTGTCCCCTCCGGAGGTGGGTTGGGGCATCGGCATCCTGTATCTGCTGTGCGCCGCGCTGCGCCTGGCGCGGTTTAATTGCATGGCGGCCGCTCCCCGGAAGGAAGGCCAGAGCAGCGATTTTGTGGGTCTGCCCGTTCCGATGGCGGCGGGAGCCGTGGTCTCCACCATGTACCTGGTGATGTATCTGGCAGGCAGGGTTCCGGACGGGGCCATGGACCTGGGCGTCTTCAAATACGTGATTGCGCTGGCAATGGCGGGAGTCTCCATTCTGATGATGAGCCGGGTGGTCTATCCCAGCTTCAAGCATATCAACATGCGCACGCGGGGGACGATGTACGCGATTGTGTTCATCGTGCTGGCGGTCATCTGCATTTTCAAATTCCCGTGGGTGATGCCCGCAGTCATTTTTTCCATTTATCTGCTTTACGGGCTGGTGCGGCCCTGGGTGGCCCGCCGCTGGCGGAACAGGCTGGAAGCCCGTGATGGAGAATAG
- the folP gene encoding dihydropteroate synthase: MNWLVRRDVLEVARGGVLMGIVNVTPDSFSDGGRFYATERAVSHAKELERQGALILDIGGESTRPGAAEVSAEEELDRVLPVVRELRSCTDAVISVDTRHAAVAAAVLEAGADVINDISGLREAGMAELCAAARCGVVAMHMQGRPETMQDAPSYGDVVREVRGYFEERYDFLLGRGLEPEQICWDPGIGFGKTAEHNLALLSNMDKLQVAGRPVLLGLSRKRMLGAVLGDAEQGRAPLSTAVMTVWGHLHGAQIHRVHDVAECARALRLIRAAEPFVR, encoded by the coding sequence ATGAACTGGCTTGTAAGGAGAGACGTATTGGAGGTGGCGCGCGGAGGCGTGCTGATGGGAATTGTGAACGTTACTCCGGATTCCTTTTCCGACGGAGGGCGTTTTTATGCGACGGAACGCGCTGTCTCCCATGCAAAAGAGCTTGAACGGCAGGGCGCCCTTATTCTGGACATTGGGGGGGAGTCCACCAGGCCGGGGGCCGCGGAGGTTTCCGCGGAGGAGGAATTGGACAGGGTGCTGCCCGTGGTGCGGGAACTCCGTTCATGCACGGATGCCGTGATTTCCGTGGACACGCGCCATGCCGCCGTAGCGGCGGCTGTGCTGGAAGCGGGTGCGGACGTCATTAATGATATTTCCGGATTGCGGGAGGCGGGGATGGCGGAATTGTGCGCTGCGGCGCGCTGCGGCGTGGTGGCGATGCACATGCAGGGACGGCCTGAAACCATGCAGGACGCTCCTTCTTATGGGGATGTGGTGCGGGAAGTGCGCGGCTATTTTGAGGAACGTTATGATTTTCTGCTGGGGCGGGGGCTGGAACCGGAGCAGATCTGCTGGGATCCCGGCATCGGCTTTGGCAAAACGGCGGAACACAATCTGGCCCTGCTGTCCAACATGGACAAGCTTCAGGTGGCAGGCCGCCCGGTGCTGCTGGGCCTTTCCCGCAAGCGCATGCTGGGCGCCGTCCTGGGGGATGCGGAGCAGGGACGCGCGCCGCTGAGCACCGCCGTGATGACGGTGTGGGGGCATTTGCACGGCGCGCAGATTCACCGTGTCCATGACGTGGCGGAATGCGCCCGCGCCCTCCGGCTGATCCGGGCCGCTGAACCGTTTGTCCGCTGA
- a CDS encoding YfhO family protein, protein MESASSRPVLTSLASIAFSLAVVFLFLAVRGIWPFGGRFLEYMDNGQLVYPTLKYYASALMSGAFDGAFFYDVNGGAGIRVSPTLPHQLLIPSTWIAVAMGDSFLLKDMVWVMLADVACICVTASWFLRRVFPSLPVCWTVLLTAGYAVGGFFQTKYGFMQFLDHAAMFPLFALGLYRLVNGGRGWLYAAGLFLLATSLYSAFMAVVTGWLFAWAFTLPLKGTRERRVRLARVFWYTAAVTLATCYYWLPMAEMSRDSMRSLFMTPPTFFELSWPFDPPKFLERLYACLPGMSFAALAAVYLACGKKASPAPDRGRRLFILLLAASVLPAFVEPIHRAAHLWSYVDFPVRFGFIPNLAVMSFCAWILSGGRLPGPAGRPWGWGWSLGFPIAAFFFSLFVLKMTAADLAVRLLPLLFFACAWLCWRHVEGKRLAWSIASVMMLGLPIGAAAFWRQGEEEKASVQALNAEWLARGMKGYSGLLRVKDRDRLMVENADCLGPVPGIGNFRHTTSIGHFRFLKNLGYRDEFTRTYSQGGTLFSDLLLGHGFVLASRPMEGMECVLSREGMYLYRLPGARWGLVVPQGALGLRLDGNADVFSNLNALHAALCPSAEGPLYEAVIVRTEMSGPFYRAGIPEYPGAVYGFPQTDTAELRINGCAVPVMAEAQKTSGGTSRTYNGVLELKRAAVAGETVVEGRMLRTVETPLLAAAARTPEQDVPVLGKEQDKYGMEAKGSGGHVEVALNAGEGEALMVPVVYDRGWRARRNGMEAPVEKVGELMAVRLLKGQNRVVFDYYPPLLKGSLLFSSGAAAVFLLYAWWARRHPESTLRRIVLACGYRLFQCCAAVVLAAVYMGSIVLFIVQSVL, encoded by the coding sequence ATGGAATCCGCTTCTTCCCGTCCGGTATTGACGTCCCTGGCGTCCATTGCATTTTCCCTGGCGGTGGTGTTCCTTTTTCTGGCGGTACGGGGGATCTGGCCTTTCGGAGGCCGCTTCCTGGAGTATATGGATAACGGGCAGCTGGTTTATCCTACCTTGAAGTATTATGCCTCCGCCCTGATGTCCGGAGCGTTTGACGGAGCTTTTTTTTATGATGTCAATGGAGGCGCGGGAATCCGGGTGAGCCCTACGCTGCCGCATCAGCTGCTGATCCCCTCCACCTGGATTGCCGTGGCGATGGGGGATTCCTTCCTGTTGAAGGACATGGTCTGGGTGATGCTGGCGGATGTGGCCTGCATCTGCGTGACGGCTTCCTGGTTCCTGAGACGCGTGTTTCCCTCCCTGCCCGTATGCTGGACCGTGCTGCTGACGGCGGGTTATGCCGTGGGGGGCTTTTTCCAAACCAAGTACGGGTTCATGCAGTTCCTGGACCATGCCGCCATGTTCCCCCTGTTTGCCCTGGGCCTTTACCGGCTGGTGAACGGGGGAAGGGGCTGGCTGTATGCCGCCGGCCTCTTCCTGCTGGCTACCTCCCTGTACAGCGCTTTCATGGCCGTCGTCACCGGCTGGCTGTTCGCGTGGGCCTTTACGCTGCCCCTGAAGGGGACGCGGGAACGCCGCGTGCGCCTGGCCCGCGTGTTCTGGTACACGGCGGCGGTAACGCTGGCCACTTGTTATTACTGGCTGCCGATGGCGGAAATGAGCCGGGATTCCATGCGTTCCCTGTTTATGACGCCGCCCACGTTTTTTGAATTGTCATGGCCGTTTGACCCTCCCAAATTCCTGGAACGCCTTTACGCCTGTTTGCCGGGGATGTCATTTGCCGCTCTGGCGGCGGTTTATCTGGCTTGCGGGAAGAAGGCGTCCCCGGCGCCGGACAGAGGGAGGCGCCTGTTTATCCTTCTTCTGGCGGCGTCCGTTTTGCCCGCGTTTGTCGAACCCATCCACCGCGCCGCCCATTTATGGAGCTACGTGGATTTTCCCGTCCGGTTCGGTTTTATTCCCAATCTGGCGGTAATGTCGTTCTGCGCCTGGATTTTGTCCGGCGGCAGGCTTCCGGGGCCGGCAGGACGGCCATGGGGGTGGGGATGGAGCCTGGGGTTTCCCATAGCGGCTTTTTTCTTTTCCCTGTTTGTCCTGAAGATGACGGCTGCGGATCTTGCGGTGCGTCTTCTGCCTTTGCTGTTTTTTGCATGCGCATGGCTGTGCTGGAGGCATGTGGAGGGCAAAAGGCTGGCGTGGTCCATCGCTTCCGTGATGATGCTGGGGCTGCCCATAGGGGCTGCCGCGTTCTGGAGGCAGGGGGAGGAGGAGAAAGCCTCCGTCCAGGCGCTCAATGCGGAATGGCTGGCGCGCGGCATGAAGGGGTATTCAGGCTTGCTGCGCGTGAAGGACAGGGATCGCCTGATGGTGGAAAACGCGGATTGCCTGGGGCCTGTCCCGGGCATTGGCAATTTCCGGCATACGACGAGCATCGGTCATTTCCGTTTTCTGAAAAACCTGGGGTACCGGGATGAATTCACGCGCACGTACAGCCAGGGAGGCACTCTGTTTTCCGATTTGCTGCTGGGCCACGGTTTTGTGCTGGCGTCCCGGCCCATGGAGGGAATGGAGTGCGTGCTTTCCCGGGAAGGCATGTATTTATACAGGCTTCCGGGCGCCCGCTGGGGGCTGGTGGTTCCCCAGGGCGCGCTGGGGCTGCGTCTGGATGGGAACGCTGATGTGTTCAGCAATCTTAATGCCCTGCACGCCGCGCTCTGCCCATCGGCGGAAGGCCCCCTTTATGAGGCCGTAATAGTGAGGACGGAGATGAGCGGCCCCTTTTACCGGGCGGGCATTCCGGAATATCCCGGTGCGGTGTACGGGTTCCCGCAGACGGATACGGCGGAACTCCGTATCAATGGATGTGCGGTGCCCGTCATGGCGGAGGCGCAGAAGACATCCGGAGGAACGAGCCGCACCTATAACGGGGTTTTGGAATTGAAGCGTGCGGCCGTTGCCGGGGAAACTGTGGTGGAGGGGAGGATGCTGCGGACCGTGGAGACGCCCCTTCTGGCGGCTGCGGCGCGTACGCCGGAGCAGGATGTTCCGGTTCTGGGGAAAGAGCAGGATAAGTACGGGATGGAGGCGAAAGGAAGCGGTGGCCATGTGGAGGTGGCGCTGAATGCCGGGGAAGGGGAGGCTCTCATGGTGCCGGTCGTGTATGACCGGGGATGGAGAGCCCGGCGGAACGGGATGGAGGCGCCTGTGGAAAAGGTGGGGGAATTGATGGCGGTGCGCCTTCTGAAAGGGCAAAACCGGGTGGTGTTTGATTATTATCCGCCTTTATTGAAAGGGTCCCTGCTGTTTTCCTCCGGCGCGGCCGCCGTCTTCCTGCTGTATGCATGGTGGGCGCGGCGGCATCCGGAATCCACGCTCAGGAGGATTGTTCTGGCCTGCGGATACAGGCTGTTTCAGTGCTGCGCCGCCGTGGTGCTGGCGGCTGTTTATATGGGGTCAATCGTGTTGTTTATCGTGCAGTCCGTGTTGTGA
- the ispG gene encoding (E)-4-hydroxy-3-methylbut-2-enyl-diphosphate synthase, with product MQSSYCPSPYRYTRRVTREVMVGNVGVGGSNPIRIQSMLTSDTRDTDACVKEALELAEAGCEIIRLTAQTKAYAANLENIARELRAAGCHVPLVADIHFKPDAAMEAAKWVEKIRINPGNFVDKKKFEVREYSDAEYREELDRLKEEFTPLVLFCREHGRAMRIGSNHGSLSDRILNRFGDTPEGMVESAIEFAQIARDLDYHSLVFSMKASNVKVMVAAYRLLVERMNALGPDWNYPIHLGVTEAGGGEDGRIKSAVGIGSLLTDGIGDTLRVSLTEDAVREVPVAYRLSNPFQPSERSDDPVSFPEPELSYDPLKFSKRQGGLAMYYGVRLGWEQPVRVAVPDAGFYALQTEREAMGDMMPELSLGQLDAIEVDPRCDADLEPLKELAEPSIVTVKNGLAMEPVYAFRLLAARIEDRHLILLKDTLVPGSVSGEDVPLTAARNIGSLLCDGIGDAVLIQGESDPRLASFLGFNILQATGTRLTRADYVSCPSCGRTLYNIQEATARIRKATEHLKGVKIAVMGCIVNGPGEMADADFGYVGGAPNKINLYVKHTPVKFNIPQEEAVERLVDLIKEYGRWVDPK from the coding sequence ATGCAGTCTTCCTATTGTCCGAGTCCTTATCGATATACGCGCCGCGTAACCCGTGAAGTCATGGTGGGGAATGTGGGGGTGGGCGGATCCAATCCCATCCGGATCCAGTCCATGCTGACGTCCGATACGCGGGATACGGATGCCTGCGTGAAGGAGGCTTTGGAGCTGGCGGAGGCAGGGTGCGAGATTATCCGCCTGACCGCCCAGACCAAGGCGTATGCCGCCAATTTGGAGAATATTGCCCGGGAATTGCGCGCTGCCGGCTGCCATGTGCCTCTGGTGGCCGATATCCACTTCAAGCCGGATGCCGCGATGGAGGCTGCCAAATGGGTGGAGAAGATTCGTATTAATCCGGGCAATTTCGTTGATAAGAAGAAGTTTGAAGTGCGGGAGTATTCCGACGCCGAATACCGCGAGGAGCTGGACCGCCTGAAGGAAGAATTTACGCCCCTGGTTCTGTTTTGCCGGGAGCATGGCCGCGCGATGCGCATCGGTTCCAACCATGGCTCCCTGTCCGACCGCATTCTGAACCGCTTTGGCGATACGCCGGAGGGGATGGTGGAGAGCGCGATTGAGTTTGCCCAGATTGCCCGCGACCTGGATTACCATTCCCTGGTGTTTTCCATGAAGGCTTCCAACGTCAAGGTGATGGTGGCCGCTTACCGATTGCTGGTGGAGCGCATGAACGCCCTGGGGCCGGATTGGAATTATCCCATTCATCTGGGGGTGACGGAAGCCGGGGGCGGAGAGGACGGCCGCATCAAGAGCGCCGTGGGCATCGGCTCCCTGCTGACGGACGGCATTGGTGATACCCTGCGCGTTTCCCTGACGGAGGACGCTGTGAGGGAGGTGCCCGTGGCTTACCGCCTGTCCAATCCTTTCCAGCCGTCGGAGCGTTCCGATGACCCGGTTTCCTTCCCTGAACCGGAGTTGAGCTATGATCCCCTGAAGTTTTCCAAAAGGCAGGGTGGGCTGGCGATGTATTATGGCGTACGCCTGGGCTGGGAACAGCCTGTGCGCGTGGCGGTTCCTGACGCCGGGTTTTACGCCCTGCAGACAGAACGGGAGGCGATGGGGGACATGATGCCTGAATTATCCCTGGGGCAGCTGGATGCCATTGAGGTGGATCCCCGGTGCGATGCCGATCTGGAGCCGTTGAAGGAGCTGGCGGAACCGTCTATTGTTACTGTGAAGAACGGGCTGGCTATGGAGCCTGTATATGCGTTCCGCCTTCTGGCTGCCCGTATTGAGGACAGGCATCTGATCCTGCTGAAGGATACGCTGGTGCCCGGTTCCGTTTCCGGGGAAGACGTGCCGCTGACGGCTGCCCGCAATATCGGCTCCCTGCTGTGCGACGGGATTGGAGACGCCGTGCTGATTCAGGGCGAGTCGGACCCCCGTTTGGCTTCTTTCCTGGGATTCAATATTTTGCAGGCTACGGGAACGAGGCTGACGCGGGCGGATTACGTTTCCTGCCCGTCCTGCGGGCGTACCCTGTACAATATCCAGGAGGCGACGGCCCGCATCCGGAAAGCCACGGAACATCTGAAAGGGGTGAAGATTGCCGTGATGGGATGTATTGTGAATGGCCCCGGCGAGATGGCGGATGCGGATTTCGGTTATGTGGGCGGCGCGCCGAACAAGATCAACCTGTATGTGAAGCATACGCCTGTGAAGTTCAATATTCCCCAGGAGGAGGCTGTGGAACGGCTGGTGGATCTGATCAAGGAGTATGGGCGGTGGGTGGACCCCAAGTGA
- a CDS encoding SDR family NAD(P)-dependent oxidoreductase translates to MRRVFISGGHGGLARAIVECFSAAGWETDAPSHAVLDVGDRSAVRRWFDCHAAYDLAVCAAGITRDRPFLKQTEEEWDEVMNVNVTGAAWCGRCAAAAMVREKREGQVVMIGSYAALRPASSQAAYAASKAALAGLVKSLAREWGKDGIRVNLVLPGFMLTEMTAVLRDSVKEAALSRHVLSRLNTPEQAAAFILFLQDVLTAASGQVFDLDSRIV, encoded by the coding sequence ATGCGGAGAGTGTTCATCAGCGGCGGTCACGGCGGTTTGGCGCGGGCCATCGTGGAATGTTTTTCCGCTGCGGGATGGGAGACGGATGCCCCGAGCCATGCCGTACTGGATGTGGGAGACCGTTCCGCCGTACGCCGCTGGTTTGATTGCCATGCCGCGTATGATTTGGCGGTTTGCGCCGCCGGAATTACCAGGGACAGGCCGTTCCTGAAGCAGACGGAGGAGGAGTGGGACGAGGTAATGAATGTGAATGTGACGGGAGCCGCCTGGTGCGGCCGATGCGCCGCCGCCGCCATGGTGCGGGAGAAGAGGGAGGGGCAGGTGGTGATGATCGGTTCTTATGCGGCGCTCCGTCCGGCTTCGTCCCAGGCGGCTTATGCCGCTTCCAAGGCTGCTCTGGCGGGCCTGGTGAAAAGCCTGGCGCGGGAATGGGGAAAGGATGGGATTCGCGTGAATCTGGTGTTGCCGGGGTTCATGCTGACGGAGATGACGGCCGTGCTGCGGGATAGCGTGAAAGAGGCGGCTTTGTCCCGGCATGTTTTGAGCCGGTTGAATACGCCGGAACAGGCTGCGGCGTTTATCCTGTTTTTACAGGATGTTCTTACGGCGGCTTCCGGCCAGGTGTTCGATCTGGACAGCAGGATTGTTTAA